From a single Fusobacterium pseudoperiodonticum genomic region:
- a CDS encoding NAD(P)-dependent oxidoreductase, translating into MENKLKIIFLDRNTVGPFELKEIFSKYGEYTEFNLTNDDDVASYLKDYDVVILNRIRLGKKEFEKAPNLKLVLLTGTGFNHIDLVAAKEHRVSIANVAGYSTNSVSQLTMTLLLNELTKVEKLSQKVKENKWNELSINMDNYYHVDTEDKILGILGYGNIGQKVAEYAKSFGMKVMVAKIPGREYIDNSDNRYDLDEVLEKCDIFSIHAPLTDLTKNLINLDRMKKMKKSAIILNLGRGPIINEEDLYYALKNNIIASAATDVMTTEPPKNDCKLLELDNFTVTPHLAWKSQKSLERLFAAIENNLNLFLENKLVGVESK; encoded by the coding sequence ATGGAAAATAAGCTAAAAATTATATTTTTGGATAGAAACACAGTAGGTCCTTTTGAATTAAAAGAAATATTTTCAAAATATGGAGAATATACAGAGTTTAATCTTACAAATGATGATGATGTCGCTAGTTACTTAAAAGACTATGATGTTGTTATTCTAAATAGAATTAGATTAGGTAAAAAAGAGTTTGAAAAAGCACCCAATTTAAAATTAGTTCTATTAACTGGAACAGGCTTTAACCATATAGATTTAGTTGCTGCCAAAGAACATAGAGTATCTATTGCCAATGTTGCTGGCTATTCAACTAATTCAGTATCTCAATTGACTATGACACTTCTATTAAATGAATTAACTAAGGTAGAAAAATTAAGTCAAAAAGTAAAAGAAAATAAATGGAATGAACTTTCTATCAATATGGATAACTACTATCATGTAGATACTGAAGATAAAATTTTAGGTATCTTAGGTTATGGAAATATTGGACAAAAAGTAGCAGAATATGCTAAAAGTTTTGGAATGAAAGTTATGGTTGCTAAAATTCCTGGAAGAGAATACATAGATAATTCAGATAATAGATATGATTTAGATGAAGTCTTAGAAAAATGTGATATATTCTCTATTCATGCACCATTGACTGATTTAACAAAAAATTTAATAAATTTGGATAGAATGAAAAAAATGAAGAAATCAGCAATAATTTTAAATCTAGGAAGGGGACCTATAATAAATGAAGAAGACCTATACTATGCTTTAAAGAATAATATAATTGCCTCAGCTGCAACTGATGTTATGACAACAGAGCCTCCTAAAAATGATTGTAAATTACTTGAACTAGATAATTTTACAGTGACACCTCACTTAGCTTGGAAATCACAAAAAAGTTTAGAAAGACTTTTTGCAGCAATTGAAAATAATCTTAATTTATTTTTAGAAAATAAATTAGTAGGTGTAGAAAGTAAATAG
- the cbiE gene encoding precorrin-6y C5,15-methyltransferase (decarboxylating) subunit CbiE, with amino-acid sequence MITIKEWLVNVVQSNKINVVGLGPGNIKYLSTAGIECIKEAEIIVGSTRQLSDLKAIISEKQEIYILGKLAELIAYLKENIDRKITIIVSGDTGYYSLVPYLSKNLSKDILNIIPNISSYQYLFSKLGENWQNFRLASVHGREFDYVKNIDDKEIAGLVLLTDDIQNPYEVSKNLYNNGIRNLTVIVGENLSYDNEKITILEIEDYEKLNRKFDMNVLVLKKGENYGK; translated from the coding sequence GTGATAACTATCAAAGAATGGTTGGTGAATGTGGTGCAATCAAATAAAATAAATGTGGTTGGTTTAGGACCTGGGAATATAAAATATCTTTCTACAGCTGGTATTGAATGTATAAAAGAAGCAGAAATTATAGTTGGTAGCACAAGACAACTTTCAGATTTAAAAGCTATTATTTCTGAGAAACAAGAAATATATATTTTAGGGAAATTAGCTGAGCTTATAGCTTATTTAAAAGAAAATATAGACAGAAAAATAACAATTATAGTTTCAGGAGATACAGGTTACTATAGTTTAGTTCCTTATCTATCAAAGAATTTATCTAAAGATATTTTAAATATCATTCCTAATATCTCATCTTATCAATACCTATTTTCAAAATTAGGTGAAAATTGGCAAAACTTTAGATTAGCAAGTGTACATGGTAGAGAATTTGACTATGTTAAAAATATAGATGATAAGGAGATTGCTGGTTTAGTTTTACTTACAGATGATATCCAAAATCCTTATGAAGTTTCTAAAAATCTATATAATAATGGAATTAGAAATTTAACTGTTATAGTTGGAGAAAATTTATCTTATGATAATGAAAAAATAACTATTTTAGAAATTGAGGATTATGAAAAATTAAATAGAAAATTTGATATGAATGTTTTAGTTTTAAAGAAGGGAGAAAACTATGGAAAATAA